The following proteins are co-located in the Streptococcus downei MFe28 genome:
- the hpf gene encoding ribosome hibernation-promoting factor, HPF/YfiA family codes for MIKFSIRGENIEVTDAIRSYVESKLAKIEKYFNPAQELNAKVNLKVYRKKTAKVEVTIPVDSITLRAEDVSQDLYGSIDLVSDKIERQIRKNKTKIAKKHREKVATGEVFSAEFVAEEVEEAPEPKIVRTKNVDLKPMDAEEAILQMDLLGHDFFIYTDAEDGTTNVIYRREDGDFGLIEAK; via the coding sequence TAAATTTAGTATTCGCGGTGAAAATATCGAAGTTACTGATGCTATCCGCAGCTATGTAGAATCAAAATTAGCTAAAATTGAAAAATATTTTAATCCTGCGCAAGAATTAAATGCAAAGGTGAACTTGAAAGTTTATCGTAAAAAAACGGCTAAAGTTGAAGTAACCATCCCAGTAGATTCAATCACTCTGCGGGCAGAAGACGTTTCTCAAGATCTCTACGGATCTATTGACCTGGTTTCTGATAAAATTGAACGGCAAATCCGTAAGAATAAAACCAAAATTGCTAAGAAACACCGTGAGAAAGTGGCAACAGGAGAAGTTTTCTCAGCTGAATTTGTCGCTGAAGAAGTTGAAGAGGCGCCAGAACCAAAAATTGTTAGAACTAAGAATGTTGACTTAAAACCAATGGATGCTGAGGAAGCTATCCTGCAAATGGATTTGCTCGGTCACGACTTCTTCATCTATACTGATGCAGAGGATGGTACAACGAATGTGATTTACCGTCGCGAAGACGGAGACTTTGGACTTATCGAAGCAAAATAA